The proteins below are encoded in one region of Tomitella fengzijianii:
- a CDS encoding DNA polymerase III subunit delta' — MVVSAGSVFDRLVGQDRAVATLAAAASAARGAAGDGGTPSGMTHSWLFTGPPGSGRSIAALAFAAALQCTSEGAPGCGECSACRTALAGTHGDVRRVVPEGLSIPVKEMRAIVQIANRRPSVGRWLVVVVEDADRLTEGASNALLKVVEEPPERTVFLLCAPSTDPGDVSVTIRSRCRHVGLVQPPTSAVAQVLRERDGLDEAQSQWAASVSGGHVGRARWLARDEAARARRLQALRLPTAVLRPAGGYLLSKQLVDAAEAEAKDANAEREARELDELRTALGAGGTGKGTAGTMRGTAGLIKDLEKQQKTRRTRSQRDALDRALMDVVGLYRDALAVSMGSSVPALHPDLADDARTIAREAPRPGLLQAVESVLECREALSSNVKPQVAMDAMIAGLEAATRR; from the coding sequence ATGGTGGTGAGTGCGGGGAGCGTGTTCGATCGGCTGGTGGGCCAGGACCGGGCTGTGGCGACGCTGGCGGCCGCGGCGTCCGCAGCGCGCGGTGCGGCGGGCGACGGCGGCACACCGTCGGGGATGACGCATTCCTGGCTCTTCACCGGTCCGCCGGGGTCGGGGCGGTCCATCGCCGCGCTGGCCTTCGCGGCCGCACTGCAGTGCACGTCGGAGGGGGCTCCCGGATGCGGCGAGTGTTCCGCGTGCCGGACGGCCCTCGCGGGCACCCACGGCGATGTGCGCCGCGTGGTGCCGGAGGGGCTGAGCATCCCAGTCAAGGAGATGCGCGCCATCGTGCAGATTGCCAACCGCCGGCCCAGCGTGGGCCGCTGGCTCGTCGTGGTGGTCGAAGACGCGGACCGGCTCACCGAGGGCGCGTCGAACGCACTGCTCAAGGTGGTGGAGGAGCCGCCGGAGCGCACGGTGTTCCTGCTGTGCGCCCCGTCCACGGACCCGGGCGACGTGTCGGTGACGATCCGTTCCCGCTGTCGGCACGTTGGGCTGGTGCAGCCGCCCACAAGCGCGGTGGCGCAGGTCCTCCGGGAACGCGACGGGTTGGACGAGGCACAGTCGCAGTGGGCGGCGTCGGTGAGCGGTGGGCATGTGGGACGGGCCCGGTGGCTGGCGCGCGACGAGGCGGCACGCGCCCGGAGGCTGCAGGCCCTGCGGCTGCCCACTGCGGTGCTGCGGCCGGCCGGCGGCTACCTGCTGAGCAAGCAATTGGTGGACGCCGCCGAGGCCGAGGCCAAGGATGCCAACGCGGAGCGGGAAGCGAGGGAACTGGACGAGCTGCGCACCGCGTTGGGGGCCGGCGGCACGGGCAAGGGCACCGCAGGCACGATGCGCGGCACCGCCGGGCTGATCAAGGACCTGGAGAAGCAGCAGAAGACCCGGCGCACCCGGTCGCAGCGCGATGCGCTGGACCGTGCGCTGATGGACGTCGTGGGCCTGTACCGGGACGCATTGGCTGTGAGTATGGGCTCGTCAGTGCCGGCTCTGCATCCCGACCTGGCCGATGACGCCCGCACGATTGCGCGCGAGGCGCCGCGGCCGGGGTTGCTGCAGGCGGTCGAGTCGGTGCTCGAGTGCCGCGAGGCGCTGTCGTCGAACGTCAAGCCGCAGGTGGCGATGGACGCGATGATCGCGGGGCTCGAGGCGGCCACGCGGCGGTGA
- a CDS encoding Ig-like domain-containing protein: MSRTTTRRIAAGVSAGALAASLATTIGVGAAGAETSSVSWGDGSSNFQRTVSDATPSVGDTITTTTTFTRDGIVDEYLYRVKDLHPECFAYVPGSAQVGGSAIDDVETGSSFTAVNGGSFEWPVRPVLGPKSRTFSFSYTVGTDCRAGSDFMTSMHYDGSLGAGTYQDEGPTVTVEFAASQTQVQPVYGAKAGQPVTIAAKVAGGTVPQNGGDVQFKADGVDIGAPVAVDPATGIAQTGWTPADAGNTSLTAVFLGNLNTDGSTSDPRTVSVAQQTVDSKTSLSVASGAQVGSATSVTATVAPPGAGGTVTFKDNEVDFATVPVTDGDGGVSVDWIPGSEGSHTIKAVFSGRDGVNGSGAQQTVTVAPKPAESVTSTTTLDPVAPFDLGGTATLKATVTSEGATDGTVTFRDGDEILGTVDVVNGVATLEDWKPTIGGDHAISAEFSGIGDTLASNAAITVTVDTPETPGPGDPGDGGATGGSFDLSTLFGSLGSLGG; this comes from the coding sequence ATGAGCAGGACGACGACGCGGCGGATCGCCGCCGGCGTGAGCGCGGGGGCGCTGGCCGCCTCGCTCGCGACGACGATCGGCGTGGGCGCCGCGGGGGCCGAGACGTCCAGCGTCAGCTGGGGCGACGGAAGCTCCAACTTCCAGCGCACGGTCAGCGACGCGACGCCGTCGGTAGGCGACACGATCACCACGACGACCACGTTCACGCGCGACGGGATCGTCGACGAGTACCTCTACCGCGTCAAGGATCTCCACCCCGAGTGCTTCGCGTACGTGCCGGGGTCGGCGCAGGTGGGCGGCAGCGCGATCGACGACGTCGAGACCGGCTCCTCCTTCACCGCGGTGAACGGCGGATCGTTCGAATGGCCGGTCCGGCCTGTCCTCGGCCCGAAGAGCCGGACCTTCTCGTTCTCCTACACCGTCGGCACCGACTGCCGGGCCGGCTCCGACTTCATGACGTCGATGCACTACGACGGGTCATTGGGCGCCGGGACGTACCAGGACGAGGGGCCGACGGTCACCGTCGAGTTCGCCGCCTCTCAGACGCAGGTCCAGCCGGTGTACGGCGCGAAGGCCGGACAGCCCGTCACCATCGCCGCCAAGGTGGCGGGCGGCACGGTGCCCCAGAACGGTGGCGACGTGCAGTTCAAGGCGGACGGCGTCGATATCGGCGCGCCCGTCGCCGTGGACCCGGCGACGGGCATCGCGCAGACCGGCTGGACTCCGGCGGACGCCGGGAACACGTCCCTCACCGCGGTGTTCCTCGGCAATCTCAACACCGACGGCTCCACCTCCGACCCGCGCACCGTCTCCGTGGCACAGCAGACCGTCGATTCCAAGACCTCGTTGAGCGTGGCGTCCGGCGCACAGGTCGGTTCCGCCACCTCCGTCACCGCCACGGTCGCACCGCCCGGGGCCGGCGGAACGGTGACGTTCAAGGACAACGAGGTCGACTTCGCCACCGTCCCGGTCACCGATGGAGACGGTGGCGTCAGCGTGGACTGGATCCCCGGCAGCGAGGGCTCCCACACGATCAAGGCCGTGTTCTCCGGCCGCGACGGCGTGAACGGCAGCGGCGCCCAGCAGACGGTGACCGTGGCCCCCAAGCCCGCCGAGTCCGTCACTTCCACCACCACGCTCGACCCGGTCGCCCCGTTCGACCTCGGCGGCACCGCCACGTTGAAGGCCACCGTCACCTCGGAGGGGGCGACCGACGGGACCGTCACCTTCCGCGACGGCGACGAGATCCTCGGCACCGTCGACGTCGTGAACGGCGTGGCGACGCTGGAAGACTGGAAGCCCACGATCGGCGGCGACCACGCGATCAGCGCGGAATTCTCCGGCATCGGCGACACGCTGGCGTCGAACGCGGCCATCACCGTGACCGTCGACACCCCCGAGACCCCGGGCCCGGGCGACCCCGGTGACGGCGGAGCCACGGGCGGATCCTTCGACCTGAGTACACTGTTCGGCTCGCTGGGATCCCTGGGCGGGTGA
- a CDS encoding GDP-mannose 4,6-dehydratase, protein MRALVTGGAGFIGSTLVDRLLDDGHEVTVVDNLSRGRAGNLSRARENENYKFVHGDLVTADLCEIVAEREPEVIFHLAAQIDVRQSVQNPAADASVNVLGTVRLAEAARRAGVRKIVFTSSGGSIYGSPETFPVAESMPVDPQSPYAAGKVSGEIYLNTFRNLYGLDCTHIAPANVYGPRQDPHGEAGVVAIFSQALLHGTETKVFGDGGNTRDYVFVDDVVEAFVLASGTAGGGRRFNIGTGIETSDRELHTMVAQASDAPDTPALLAPRLGDVRRSVLDPTLAGEVLGWRPKVDVEEGIRRTVEYFRS, encoded by the coding sequence ATGCGCGCACTCGTCACCGGCGGGGCCGGCTTCATCGGCTCCACCCTGGTCGACAGGCTCCTCGACGACGGGCACGAAGTCACCGTCGTCGACAACCTCAGTCGCGGCCGGGCCGGCAATCTGAGCCGGGCCCGTGAGAACGAGAACTACAAGTTCGTGCACGGCGACCTCGTCACCGCGGACCTGTGCGAGATCGTCGCCGAGCGCGAGCCCGAGGTGATCTTCCACCTGGCCGCGCAGATCGACGTGCGGCAGAGCGTGCAGAACCCGGCCGCGGACGCGTCCGTCAACGTGCTGGGCACGGTGCGGCTGGCCGAGGCCGCGCGCCGGGCGGGCGTCCGCAAGATCGTCTTCACATCGTCGGGCGGCTCCATCTACGGCTCGCCGGAGACGTTCCCGGTCGCCGAGTCGATGCCGGTCGACCCGCAGTCGCCCTACGCGGCCGGCAAGGTCTCCGGCGAGATCTACCTGAACACCTTCCGCAACCTCTACGGGCTCGACTGCACCCACATCGCGCCCGCGAACGTCTACGGCCCGCGCCAGGATCCGCACGGCGAGGCCGGGGTGGTGGCGATCTTCTCGCAGGCGCTGCTGCACGGCACGGAGACGAAGGTCTTCGGCGACGGCGGGAACACCCGCGACTACGTGTTCGTCGACGACGTGGTCGAGGCGTTCGTACTGGCCTCGGGCACCGCGGGCGGCGGCCGACGGTTCAACATCGGCACCGGCATCGAAACGTCGGACCGCGAACTGCACACCATGGTGGCGCAGGCCTCGGACGCCCCCGACACCCCCGCGCTGCTGGCGCCCCGCCTGGGCGACGTCCGGCGTTCCGTCCTCGATCCCACGCTCGCCGGGGAGGTCCTCGGATGGCGGCCGAAGGTCGACGTCGAAGAAGGCATCCGCCGGACCGTCGAGTACTTTCGCAGCTGA
- the rfbB gene encoding dTDP-glucose 4,6-dehydratase: MTSRAARILVTGGAGFIGSGFVHYTARARPEVRVTVLDKLTYAGSRASLEGTGARLVVGDVADPKTVDALVGELDPATDAVVHFAAESHNDNSLDDPSPFVQTNLVGTFTLLEAVRRRGVRLHHVSTDEVYGDLPLGGRGRFTEQTAYNPSSPYSATKAGSDMLVRAWVRSFGVTATLSNCSNNYGPRQHIEKFIPRQITNLLSGRRAKLYGAGRNVRDWIHVDDHNAAVWRILDGGRSGRTYLIGADGERSNLQVLQSILSIMGRGPDEFDHVADRPGHDLRYAIDAGPLRRELGWEPRYADMEAGLADTVAWYRDNRDWWSGVKDRVEDRYDALGWG, translated from the coding sequence ATGACGTCACGGGCGGCGCGCATCCTGGTCACGGGCGGGGCCGGGTTCATCGGCTCGGGTTTCGTGCACTACACGGCGCGCGCCCGTCCCGAGGTGCGGGTGACGGTGCTGGACAAGCTCACCTACGCGGGCAGCCGCGCGTCGCTCGAGGGGACCGGTGCGCGCCTGGTCGTCGGCGACGTGGCCGACCCGAAGACGGTCGATGCGCTCGTCGGCGAACTCGACCCGGCCACCGACGCTGTCGTGCACTTCGCCGCAGAATCGCACAACGACAACTCGCTGGACGATCCGTCCCCGTTCGTGCAGACGAACCTGGTGGGCACTTTCACCCTGCTCGAGGCGGTGCGCCGCAGGGGCGTGCGCCTGCATCACGTCTCCACCGACGAGGTGTACGGCGATCTGCCGCTGGGCGGCCGGGGCCGGTTCACCGAGCAGACCGCCTACAACCCGTCCAGCCCGTACTCGGCGACCAAGGCCGGCTCGGACATGCTGGTGCGGGCGTGGGTGCGTTCGTTCGGGGTCACCGCGACGCTGTCCAATTGCTCCAACAACTACGGGCCCCGCCAGCACATCGAGAAGTTCATCCCCCGTCAGATCACCAACCTGCTGTCCGGGCGCCGCGCCAAGCTCTACGGGGCCGGCCGCAACGTGCGCGACTGGATCCACGTCGACGACCACAACGCGGCGGTGTGGCGGATCCTCGACGGTGGTCGGAGTGGCCGCACGTACCTGATCGGTGCCGACGGCGAACGTTCCAACCTCCAAGTGCTCCAGTCGATCCTGAGCATCATGGGCCGTGGCCCCGACGAGTTCGACCACGTCGCCGACAGGCCGGGGCACGACCTGCGCTACGCCATCGACGCGGGCCCCCTGCGCCGCGAGCTGGGGTGGGAGCCGCGCTACGCGGACATGGAGGCGGGGCTGGCGGACACCGTCGCCTGGTACCGCGACAACCGCGACTGGTGGTCCGGAGTGAAGGACCGCGTCGAGGACCGCTACGACGCGCTGGGATGGGGGTGA
- a CDS encoding dTDP-4-dehydrorhamnose 3,5-epimerase family protein — translation MTFDALDVPGAWSFTPRQHHDERGMFLEAFTADALREATGRTLTLEQANCSVSRAGVLRGIHFSDVPPGQAKYISCVRGAVLDVVVDVRTGSPTFGVADAVRLDDVDRRAVFVSEGLGHGFVALTDDATVMYQCSTGYAPGREHGVHPLSVGVDWGVDPAALVLSAKDLVLSAKDLVLSAKDAAAPTLSEAAEQGILPRYDAVMEWIALQEDKA, via the coding sequence ATGACCTTCGACGCCCTCGACGTCCCGGGGGCCTGGAGCTTCACCCCGCGACAGCATCACGACGAGCGCGGGATGTTCCTGGAGGCGTTCACGGCGGACGCGCTGCGTGAGGCGACGGGCCGCACGCTGACGCTCGAGCAGGCGAACTGCTCGGTCTCGCGGGCCGGGGTGCTGCGCGGGATCCACTTCTCCGACGTCCCCCCTGGCCAGGCGAAGTACATCTCCTGCGTACGCGGCGCGGTCCTGGACGTCGTGGTGGACGTGCGGACGGGGTCGCCCACGTTCGGCGTCGCGGACGCGGTGCGCCTCGACGACGTCGACCGGCGGGCGGTGTTCGTCTCGGAGGGACTGGGACACGGGTTCGTCGCGCTCACCGACGACGCGACGGTGATGTATCAGTGTTCCACCGGATACGCCCCGGGCCGTGAGCACGGCGTGCACCCGCTGAGCGTCGGCGTCGACTGGGGCGTGGACCCCGCCGCGCTGGTGCTCTCCGCCAAGGACCTGGTGCTTTCCGCCAAGGACCTCGTGCTTTCCGCCAAGGACGCCGCCGCGCCGACGCTGAGCGAAGCCGCAGAGCAGGGGATACTGCCGCGCTACGATGCCGTGATGGAGTGGATCGCGCTGCAGGAGGACAAGGCGTGA
- the rfbA gene encoding glucose-1-phosphate thymidylyltransferase RfbA: protein MKGIILAGGSGTRLHPITRGISKQLVPVYDKPMVYYPLSTLMLAGIRDILVITTPEDRGLFERLLGDGGQFGVSLTYRVQERPEGLAQAFVLGAEHIGSDPVALVLGDNIFYGPGLGTQLRRFNRIDGGAVFAYRVADPCAYGVVEFSEDGRALSLEEKPTAPRSHYAVPGLYFFDNDVVDIARELSPSARGEYEITDINRAYLDAGRLHVEVLPRGTAWLDTGTFDSLLEAGNFVRTIEQRQGLKIGAPEEVAWRQGYIGDAELESLACAQVKSGYGKYLLEMLARGR from the coding sequence GTGAAGGGGATTATCCTCGCGGGCGGGTCCGGAACGCGCCTGCACCCCATCACCCGCGGCATCAGCAAGCAACTGGTGCCGGTGTACGACAAGCCGATGGTCTACTACCCGCTGAGCACCCTGATGCTGGCGGGCATCCGCGACATCCTCGTCATCACCACCCCGGAGGACCGGGGGCTGTTCGAGCGGCTCCTGGGCGACGGCGGGCAGTTCGGCGTCTCGCTCACCTACCGCGTGCAGGAGCGCCCCGAGGGGCTCGCGCAGGCTTTCGTGCTGGGGGCGGAGCACATCGGTTCCGATCCGGTTGCACTCGTCCTGGGCGACAACATCTTCTACGGCCCCGGACTGGGCACGCAGCTGCGGCGGTTCAACCGCATCGACGGCGGCGCCGTGTTCGCCTACCGGGTGGCCGACCCGTGCGCCTACGGGGTCGTGGAGTTCTCCGAGGACGGCCGGGCGCTGTCGCTCGAGGAGAAGCCGACGGCGCCGCGTTCGCACTACGCGGTGCCGGGGCTGTACTTCTTCGACAACGACGTGGTGGATATCGCCCGCGAGTTGTCGCCCTCGGCGCGGGGGGAGTACGAGATCACCGACATCAACCGCGCCTATCTCGACGCGGGCCGGCTGCACGTGGAGGTGCTGCCGCGCGGCACCGCGTGGCTGGACACCGGCACGTTCGACTCGCTGCTCGAGGCCGGCAACTTCGTGCGCACCATCGAGCAGCGCCAGGGCCTCAAGATCGGGGCTCCCGAAGAGGTCGCGTGGCGCCAGGGTTACATCGGCGACGCGGAACTCGAATCGCTGGCCTGCGCCCAGGTCAAATCCGGGTACGGGAAGTACCTGCTGGAGATGCTCGCGCGCGGGAGGTAG
- a CDS encoding class I SAM-dependent methyltransferase — protein MTVSIPLPQRPIEDLPGHWLLARLGKRVLRPGGRGMTETLLSAAKIPGADVVELAPGLGKTAALILEGGPRSYTGVDEDPDAVLSTRAGIGGRGTVHEAPAAETGLGDASADLVVGEAMLTMQSPRGKDAIVAEAHRVLRAGGRYAIHELAIEPDTLDDEQKTEIRKALARSIKVNARPLTEREWTELFEKHGFRVETVRHADMALLEARRNLEDEGLRGVLTIVVNLLRNPGARKRVLEMRSVFRRHRDNMSAIALVAVKQ, from the coding sequence ATGACCGTCAGCATCCCGCTCCCACAGCGCCCCATCGAAGATCTGCCGGGGCACTGGCTGCTGGCACGTCTGGGCAAGCGTGTTCTGCGCCCCGGGGGCCGGGGGATGACGGAAACGCTGCTCTCGGCGGCGAAGATCCCGGGCGCGGACGTCGTGGAGCTGGCACCGGGGCTGGGCAAGACGGCGGCGCTGATCCTCGAGGGCGGACCGCGCAGCTACACGGGCGTCGACGAGGACCCGGACGCCGTCCTGTCCACGCGTGCGGGCATCGGGGGCCGCGGGACCGTCCACGAGGCGCCGGCGGCGGAGACCGGGCTGGGCGACGCGAGTGCGGACCTGGTGGTGGGTGAGGCGATGCTGACGATGCAGAGCCCGCGCGGCAAGGATGCGATCGTCGCCGAGGCCCACCGGGTCCTCCGTGCGGGCGGCCGCTACGCGATCCACGAGCTGGCCATCGAACCCGACACCCTCGACGACGAGCAGAAGACCGAGATCCGCAAGGCCCTGGCCCGCTCGATCAAGGTCAACGCGCGCCCGCTGACCGAGCGGGAGTGGACGGAACTGTTCGAGAAGCACGGGTTCCGGGTCGAAACGGTGCGGCACGCGGACATGGCGTTGCTGGAAGCCAGGCGCAATCTTGAGGACGAGGGCCTGCGCGGTGTCCTGACGATCGTCGTCAACCTGCTGCGCAACCCGGGGGCGCGCAAGCGTGTTCTGGAGATGCGCTCGGTGTTCCGCCGCCACCGCGACAACATGTCGGCGATCGCGCTCGTCGCCGTCAAGCAGTGA